The Legionella spiritensis DNA segment TTATCGTCCGGATGCCGCGAACAAGTCGTGACACACAGGTTCTGGGCAAAAAATTTTCTTTGCCCCATTTTTTTACAAAAGAGTAGTAGCCCGCAAGGAGGCCTGCGGCCGTATTGCGGGTTTTCTGTTGCAATATGCCAGTAGAACAAGTGAATATCCGGGTGAATGTTATCCCCGCATTTCGGCTTCGCCTTCATGGCGGGCTACAGCAAGTTAATCATTCTTTTGGTTTGACCATCGTCCGGATACCGTGAACAAGTCGCGGCAAACAGGGTGATGATTTTCCGGTGTAAAATTCGCAAATTTTCCACCTTCGGGTATATAATTAATTACTTAGCCAAACAGGTAGTTATTTCATGCCGGAAAACCTTGTCGAAATCAGTGACTTAACCTTTGAGCGGGGTGAAAGACGCATCTTTGATCGGGTCAATATGACTGTCAAACGCGGTCGGATTACCGCGATTATGGGGCCAAGCGGCAGCGGTAAGACCACGTTGCTACGTTTGATTGGCGCCCAGCTCTATCCCGAATCCGGGCAAATTCTGGTGGACGGCAAAAATATTCATAAATTGTCACGCAAGGCGCTTTTTGAAGCCCGGCGAAAAATGGGTTTGCTCTTTCAAAGCAGTGCCCTGTTTACGCATCTGTCGGTCTTTGAAAACGTCGCTTTTCCGCTTCGTGAACATACGAAACTGCATGAAACCATGTTACGGGATATCGTGTTGATGAAACTCGAAGCGGTGGGGCTCCGGGGTGCCGCGCACTTAATGCCGGCTGAATTATCCGGGGGAATGCTTCGCCGTGTCGCTCTGGCGCGAACCATTGCCCTGGATCCGGAATTAATGATGTATGACGAACCGTTTACCGGCCAGGATCCCATCTCCATGGGGGTGCTGGTACGTCTCATCAAGCGGTTAAACCAGTTGCTTGGTACCACGACCATCATCGTGTCGCATGATGTGGAGGAAACCTGTTCCATCGCCGATTATGTCTATTTGATCGCCGGCGGCCAGGTTATCGGAGAAGGCACGCCTCTTGCTTTAAAACAATCTACGGAGCCGAGAGTAAAGCAGTTTATGCACGGTGAGGATGATGGCGCCGTTCCCTTTCATTACCCTGCAAGGCCTTATACAGAGGAACTCTTAAATGATTGACATGATAGCCCGTTTCGGTGAGCGGGGATTAAAGACCTTGCAAGGGATTGGAAGCTCGGGCGTGTTTCTGTTGCGCATGTTTGTCAGAAATCCGGATGTCGCCAGACTGTGGCCTGCGCTACGCACACAGCTTTATTTTGTCGGCGTGCTGTCTTGCCTGATTATTGTCGTGTCGGCCTTGTTCATTGGTATGGTGGTTGGTTTGCAAGGCTATAACACGCTGGAAAAATTCGGCGCCGAGAGTCAACTGGGGCAATTACTGGCCTTAAGTATTGCCCGCGAGCTTGGGCCGGTGATCACCGCGCTGTTATTTGCGGGACGAGCCGGCTCCGCCCTGACCGCCGAAATCGGCCTGATGAAAGCGACGGAACAGTTGGCCAGTATGGATATGATGGGCGTGGATCCGCTGGGGCGGGTGGTTTATCCCCGTTTTCTGGCCGGTTTGATTTCCCTGCCGTTGCTGTCGCTGATTTTTTCCGCCGTGGCCGTTTACGGGGGGTATTTCATCGGAGTGGAATGGTTAGGGGTCGATGTGGGCAGCTTCTGGTCGAACATGCAGGCTTCCGTTAATTTTCACCTGGATGTCATGAGCGGCATTGTAAAAAGTGTCGTATTTGCTTTTGTTGTCGTATGGATAGCAGTGTTTCAGGGATTTAGTTGTGTTCCTACTGCTGAGGGTATCAGTCAGGCCACAACCCGAACGGTGGTGTATTCGTCGCTGGCCGTTTTAGGGCTTGATTTTTTATTGACGGCAATGATGATTGGAGGTTGGTAAATAATGAACAAACAACGTTATATTGATATCAGCGTTGGTTTTTTTATGGTGCTGGGTTTGCTGGCCCTGGCCGTTATGATTCTGAAAGTCAGCGGTGTGTCTGATCTGACATCCACGAAAGGTTATTTTGTTTCCGCGGATTTTGCCGATATCGGCGGATTGAAGGTGCGGGCTCCCGTGACCGTGGCCGGTGTCAAGATTGGCGAGGTGACGAAAATCGAATTACAAACCGGCGAGTTAAACGCCAAGGTGACGATGCGTCTGCGCGGCGACAAGAAAATACCTTACGAGGACGCTTCGGCCCGGATTTTGACGGAGGGGTTGCTTGGTTCCAATTACATCAGTATCGTACCCGGATTTGAAGACGGCGAT contains these protein-coding regions:
- the mlaD gene encoding outer membrane lipid asymmetry maintenance protein MlaD: MNKQRYIDISVGFFMVLGLLALAVMILKVSGVSDLTSTKGYFVSADFADIGGLKVRAPVTVAGVKIGEVTKIELQTGELNAKVTMRLRGDKKIPYEDASARILTEGLLGSNYISIVPGFEDGDNGQHPYLREGDVIAKTQEAIILENLIGQLLFNIKK
- a CDS encoding ATP-binding cassette domain-containing protein translates to MPENLVEISDLTFERGERRIFDRVNMTVKRGRITAIMGPSGSGKTTLLRLIGAQLYPESGQILVDGKNIHKLSRKALFEARRKMGLLFQSSALFTHLSVFENVAFPLREHTKLHETMLRDIVLMKLEAVGLRGAAHLMPAELSGGMLRRVALARTIALDPELMMYDEPFTGQDPISMGVLVRLIKRLNQLLGTTTIIVSHDVEETCSIADYVYLIAGGQVIGEGTPLALKQSTEPRVKQFMHGEDDGAVPFHYPARPYTEELLND
- the mlaE gene encoding lipid asymmetry maintenance ABC transporter permease subunit MlaE, which encodes MIDMIARFGERGLKTLQGIGSSGVFLLRMFVRNPDVARLWPALRTQLYFVGVLSCLIIVVSALFIGMVVGLQGYNTLEKFGAESQLGQLLALSIARELGPVITALLFAGRAGSALTAEIGLMKATEQLASMDMMGVDPLGRVVYPRFLAGLISLPLLSLIFSAVAVYGGYFIGVEWLGVDVGSFWSNMQASVNFHLDVMSGIVKSVVFAFVVVWIAVFQGFSCVPTAEGISQATTRTVVYSSLAVLGLDFLLTAMMIGGW